In one Dehalococcoidia bacterium genomic region, the following are encoded:
- the rho gene encoding transcription termination factor Rho, protein MTTSTTEKYDSEEKPNKRKKISSSSNVNNDKSDKRDTKRNSSKSRSQINTIDLTNFSDLDNKELVKLAKEKKVKESPKDRTDLINILYSIEAEEKNATIGAGILDILPDQFGFLRPPGQKNSPNDIHVSRGIIRKNKLRPGDFVLAQIEFPDEGGSQRYPGVTKVEAVNGLSLEKIENRIQFDKFTSIYPNEQIILESDPKKISSRIIDLVSPIGKGQRALVVAPPKAGKTILLKDIANSIEKNSPDIKLIVALIGERPEEVTDMRRSVNGEVFSSTFDEPVEDHCKTSETALERARRLVESGQNVVLLLDSLTRLGRAYNIAVPSSGKTLSGGMDPYALYPPKKFFGAARNCEEGGSLTIIATALVDTGSRLDDLIYEEFKGTGNMELHLDRGLAERRIWPAINIEKSGTRHEELLQNETTLSKITQIRRIMAAFPSENNEKTWTEKIVDGLKVSKSNQDFLENMQVYLQDKKD, encoded by the coding sequence TTGACTACATCCACAACAGAAAAGTATGATTCTGAGGAAAAACCAAATAAAAGAAAGAAGATATCAAGTTCCTCTAATGTGAACAATGACAAATCTGATAAAAGAGACACGAAGAGAAATTCTTCAAAATCCAGATCTCAAATAAATACAATTGATCTTACAAACTTTTCAGATCTTGATAACAAAGAGCTTGTTAAGTTAGCAAAAGAGAAAAAAGTAAAAGAATCTCCTAAGGATAGAACAGATTTAATTAATATTCTTTACTCCATTGAAGCAGAAGAAAAAAATGCAACTATTGGAGCAGGAATTCTTGATATACTGCCTGACCAATTTGGGTTCTTGAGACCTCCTGGTCAAAAAAATTCTCCAAATGATATTCACGTTTCCAGAGGAATTATTAGAAAAAATAAACTCAGGCCAGGGGATTTTGTTTTAGCACAAATTGAATTTCCTGATGAAGGTGGATCTCAAAGATATCCTGGAGTAACAAAAGTAGAAGCAGTTAATGGACTATCCCTAGAAAAAATAGAGAATAGGATTCAGTTTGATAAATTTACCTCGATTTATCCAAACGAACAAATTATTTTAGAAAGTGATCCAAAGAAAATATCCTCAAGAATAATAGATCTTGTATCTCCTATTGGTAAAGGTCAAAGAGCACTTGTTGTAGCTCCTCCTAAAGCTGGAAAAACTATTTTACTTAAAGACATAGCAAATTCCATAGAGAAAAATTCTCCAGATATAAAACTAATAGTAGCTCTTATTGGTGAAAGACCTGAAGAAGTAACTGATATGAGAAGAAGTGTTAATGGAGAGGTTTTCTCATCAACTTTTGATGAACCTGTAGAAGACCATTGCAAAACATCTGAAACTGCTCTTGAGAGAGCAAGAAGACTTGTGGAATCTGGTCAAAATGTTGTGCTACTCTTAGATTCCTTAACTAGATTAGGTAGAGCTTATAATATAGCCGTACCTTCATCAGGAAAAACATTGTCAGGCGGAATGGATCCATACGCACTATATCCTCCTAAAAAATTCTTTGGAGCTGCAAGAAATTGTGAAGAAGGTGGTAGTTTGACTATAATTGCGACAGCTCTTGTTGATACAGGTAGTAGATTAGATGATTTGATATATGAAGAATTTAAAGGCACAGGAAATATGGAGCTTCATTTAGATAGAGGATTAGCTGAAAGAAGAATTTGGCCCGCAATAAATATTGAAAAGAGTGGTACTAGGCATGAAGAACTTTTGCAAAATGAAACAACTTTATCAAAAATAACTCAAATCAGAAGAATTATGGCTGCATTTCCATCTGAAAACAATGAGAAGACTTGGACTGAAAAAATTGTTGATGGACTGAAAGTCTCAAAAAGTAATCAAGATTTTCTAGAAAATATGCAAGTTTACCTTCAAGATAAAAAAGATTAA
- a CDS encoding CTP synthase, with the protein MLNYVFVTGGVVSSLGKGIVAASLGKLLISRGLSVSVIKLDPYLNVDPGTMSPFQHGEVFVTMDGCETDLDLGHYERFMDVELSEKSNITAGQIYTEVLNKERSGFYLGGTIQTVPHVTDSIKSKIFDLADSSKADVLLVEVGGTVGDIEGQPFIEAIRQIRNESTTDNVFYIHLTLLPYLSTSDEVKTKPTQHSVQALRGMGIQPDSIICRSEKEVDQSIKNKISLYCDVPPENVISLRDFQSVYDIPVHLEEQGLGGIVESKLGYKKKNPNLSVWKKLSSNIHNSEDSFEIGVVGKYVELPDSYLSVSEAIRHAAANNSSKVKIKWIDSDDLSSSNINSLGELSGVIVPGGFGERGISGMIEAAKFCREYQLPYLGLCLGMQIMVIEFSKNVLGLSDANSTEFDSETSNPVIDIIESQKGLQETGGTMRLGAYRCNLSPGTLASKIYKKEIITERHRHRYEFNDFYKEKLNSNGLITSGICPDNNLVEVSEISGHPFMIGSQFHPEFGSRLDRPHPLFNYFVKACGNQKKIGAQFKL; encoded by the coding sequence ATATTGAATTATGTTTTTGTAACAGGTGGGGTTGTTAGTTCCCTTGGAAAAGGGATAGTAGCCGCATCTTTAGGAAAACTGCTAATTTCTAGAGGTCTCTCAGTATCTGTTATCAAATTAGATCCCTATTTAAATGTAGATCCAGGAACAATGTCTCCATTTCAGCATGGTGAAGTTTTTGTAACTATGGATGGATGTGAAACTGATTTAGACTTAGGTCATTATGAAAGATTCATGGACGTTGAACTCTCGGAAAAATCAAATATTACCGCAGGTCAAATTTATACAGAAGTCTTAAATAAAGAAAGATCAGGCTTTTATTTAGGTGGTACTATTCAAACAGTTCCTCATGTTACGGATTCTATAAAATCCAAAATCTTTGATCTTGCAGATTCTAGTAAAGCAGATGTTTTACTGGTTGAGGTAGGTGGAACAGTTGGAGATATAGAAGGGCAACCCTTTATTGAGGCTATTAGACAAATTAGAAATGAATCTACAACTGATAATGTTTTTTATATCCACTTGACTCTATTACCATATCTATCTACTTCTGATGAAGTAAAAACTAAACCAACACAACACTCTGTACAAGCCTTAAGAGGAATGGGTATTCAACCGGATTCAATTATTTGTAGATCAGAAAAGGAAGTAGATCAATCAATCAAAAATAAAATATCTCTTTATTGTGATGTTCCTCCTGAAAATGTTATTTCTCTAAGAGATTTTCAAAGTGTTTATGACATACCTGTTCATTTAGAGGAACAAGGATTAGGAGGTATTGTTGAATCAAAATTGGGATATAAGAAAAAAAATCCAAATCTTTCTGTTTGGAAAAAACTTTCTTCAAATATTCATAATTCTGAAGATTCATTTGAGATAGGCGTGGTAGGGAAATATGTTGAGCTTCCTGACTCTTATTTATCAGTGTCTGAAGCAATTAGGCATGCAGCTGCTAATAATTCTAGTAAGGTAAAAATCAAATGGATTGATTCCGATGACCTATCATCGAGTAACATTAATAGTCTTGGGGAACTTTCTGGAGTGATAGTTCCTGGTGGTTTTGGAGAGAGAGGGATTTCTGGGATGATTGAAGCAGCAAAATTTTGTAGAGAATATCAGCTCCCATATCTTGGATTATGTTTAGGAATGCAAATAATGGTTATTGAATTTTCTAAAAATGTTTTAGGACTATCAGATGCCAACTCAACTGAATTTGATTCAGAAACCTCTAATCCTGTTATTGACATAATTGAATCTCAAAAAGGTCTGCAAGAAACAGGAGGTACTATGAGGCTTGGAGCTTATCGCTGTAATCTTAGCCCAGGAACATTAGCCAGTAAAATTTATAAAAAAGAAATAATTACTGAAAGACACCGACATAGGTATGAATTTAATGACTTTTATAAGGAAAAATTAAATTCAAATGGATTAATTACCTCAGGTATTTGTCCTGATAATAATCTAGTTGAAGTATCTGAAATTTCAGGCCATCCATTCATGATTGGAAGTCAATTTCACCCTGAATTTGGATCTAGACTTGATCGACCTCATCCATTGTTTAATTATTTCGTTAAGGCTTGTGGTAATCAAAAAAAGATTGGTGCACAGTTTAAGTTATAA
- the gatC gene encoding Asp-tRNA(Asn)/Glu-tRNA(Gln) amidotransferase subunit GatC — MEISKEEFKNIADLSALSVDKINDNLRSDLGKIISRFESLKKIDTEKIYPTAHVTNLENSLREDISEKGIDTDDILSNAPEINSGEIKIPRVFENE; from the coding sequence ATGGAAATATCAAAAGAAGAATTCAAAAACATAGCAGATTTATCAGCGCTTTCAGTTGATAAAATAAATGATAATCTTAGGTCAGATTTAGGAAAAATAATATCAAGATTTGAATCTCTAAAAAAAATTGATACTGAAAAAATTTATCCTACCGCACATGTTACTAATTTAGAAAATAGTCTGCGGGAAGATATTTCAGAAAAAGGAATAGATACAGACGATATATTATCAAATGCTCCAGAAATTAATTCAGGAGAAATAAAAATTCCAAGAGTTTTCGAAAATGAATAA